Sequence from the Clostridium botulinum genome:
ACATTTTAAGAGAGGAGTTGATTAAATGTCATATATAACTATAAGAAATTTTGGTGAAGATAGATTTGAGGAAAAGAAATCTGAATTTATAGGATATGCAAAACGTGTGGAAAGTGAAGAAGAAGCTAAAGTCTTTGTTAGTGAAATAAAAAATATGCATAAACAAGCAAGACATAACTGCTGGGCATATGTTATAGGTGAAAATATGAATATTCAAAGATATTCTGATGATGGTGAACCACAGGGAACAGCAGGGATACCAATATTAGAAGTTATGAAAAAGAGTGGTATAACTGATTGTGCTGTAGTAGTAACAAGATATTTTGGTGGAGTTTTGCTTGGAACAGGTGGACTTACTAGGGCTTATACTAAAGGTGCAAGTATATCTATAAAATCT
This genomic interval carries:
- a CDS encoding YigZ family protein, with the translated sequence MSYITIRNFGEDRFEEKKSEFIGYAKRVESEEEAKVFVSEIKNMHKQARHNCWAYVIGENMNIQRYSDDGEPQGTAGIPILEVMKKSGITDCAVVVTRYFGGVLLGTGGLTRAYTKGASISIKSAGIVEKVVGLKLTLEMDYDLFGKVQYICAQNLWHIEETEYTDKVIVHILAEKDIIENMEKEMIECSSGKIIISKSDEEIYFKEENRLYKCI